The following proteins are encoded in a genomic region of Portunus trituberculatus isolate SZX2019 chromosome 13, ASM1759143v1, whole genome shotgun sequence:
- the LOC123503300 gene encoding cysteine-rich hydrophobic domain-containing protein 2-like isoform X1, producing the protein MADFDAINTIERDDEDNSSSSLESYTQTPEPVIIRGAGNITVFGLSNRFCRDFPSALTGRLAPEEFAGSVGRVNTVLRKTLPVSARWLLCGCCFCLCTCGCSLWPVICLSKRTRNAIEKTLEAENTNLYHKLGLHWRLTRQRCDNSSLMEYVLVIEVIPKKDILRPD; encoded by the exons ATGGCAGATTTCGATGCCATCAACACAATCGAGAGAGATGACGAAGACAATTCCTCCTCATCCCTGGAGTCCTACACGCAGACGCCCGAGCCAGTCATCATTAGAGGCGCGGGCAACATCACAGT GTTTGGACTTAGTAATCGTTTCTGCCGCGACTTCCCGAGTGCTCTGACAGGAAGGTTGGCCCCAGAGGAGTTTGCCGGGTCAGTGGGGCGGGTCAACACTGTGCTGCGGAAGACCCTGCCTGTGTCTGCCCGCTGGCTCCTCTGTGGCTGCTGCTTCTGCCTCTGTACCTGCGGCTGTTCCCTCTGGCCCGTCATCTGCCTCAGTAAACGG ACGAGAAATGCAATAGAGAAGACTTTAGAGGCGGAAAACACCAACCTATACCACAAGCTTGGCCTTCACTGGAGACTCACTAGACAGAGATGTGATAATTCCTCCCTCATGGAATAT GTGTTGGTGATTGAAGTGATACCCAAAAAAGACATTCTACGGCCGGACTGA
- the LOC123503300 gene encoding cysteine-rich hydrophobic domain-containing protein 2-like isoform X2 has product MADFDAINTIERDDEDNSSSSLESYTQTPEPVIIRGAGNITVFGLSNRFCRDFPSALTGRLAPEEFAGSVGRVNTVLRKTLPVSARWLLCGCCFCLCTCGCSLWPVICLSKRLRGEIWPRATKTTKHEGPLRCQSVSFNYW; this is encoded by the exons ATGGCAGATTTCGATGCCATCAACACAATCGAGAGAGATGACGAAGACAATTCCTCCTCATCCCTGGAGTCCTACACGCAGACGCCCGAGCCAGTCATCATTAGAGGCGCGGGCAACATCACAGT GTTTGGACTTAGTAATCGTTTCTGCCGCGACTTCCCGAGTGCTCTGACAGGAAGGTTGGCCCCAGAGGAGTTTGCCGGGTCAGTGGGGCGGGTCAACACTGTGCTGCGGAAGACCCTGCCTGTGTCTGCCCGCTGGCTCCTCTGTGGCTGCTGCTTCTGCCTCTGTACCTGCGGCTGTTCCCTCTGGCCCGTCATCTGCCTCAGTAAACGG ctaagaggggaaatctggcccagggcaacaaaaacaactaaacaTGAAGggccacttagatgccagtcagtGTCCTTCAACTACTGGTGA